The Oncorhynchus kisutch isolate 150728-3 linkage group LG10, Okis_V2, whole genome shotgun sequence region aagtaaaaactcatccatatctcgctgcaATTTCAAtgagcttggttgaaaatctgccactcCCAGAAAAAAtgcaaacaggaagtggaatttctcaggtttttgcctgcaatatgagttctattatactccgacataattcaaacagttttagaaacttcagagtgttttctatccaatactaataataatatgcatatattagcaactgataCTGAAGAGCTGgctgtttacaatgggcaccttttcatccaagctactcaatactgcccctccagccataaaaagttaactgacttgcctagttaaatatttccaattgttatgaaaacttgaaatcggccctaattaatcgggaCAGATCAACGCCGCCCGACTCATAATTAGCTTTGCTATAGGAGGCATTTAAAACATATTTGGTTTGCCTGGGTTACAGCAAGGTTGATGTACTTAGAAAGCAGATGTTTCTTTTCTCGCAGCCGAGCTAACAGCCGGAGGATCTCTTCCCTAAGATGTTTGATGGTGGTGCATTTAGGGCAGACACATCCCTGTCCATTTTCCAGTTCCACCTTATCTTCATCTTGTGATTGTGTGGAAATCATCTCACACCTGAAGCATTTGCGCCCAGCCATGAATGGAAACACTGGTGGGCTAGCACGGCCAACGTTTGCCTGCTCCGTTTTCATGATGGCTAGCAGCTAACTGGAATCCGGGACACACATTTTTGGTCCCAGACGTAAAAGCATCACGAAATCAGTACAAACTTTTAGctatgatttttttaaatgatttaatcAAATATTTCATAACACTGTACACTGTTCTGTTGTGCGCTCTGATGTCTGTTGCGTGATGACGTGGCTCTTCCAACAGTTGCTGGCCATTGAACAAGGTGGTGAAACATCACTGTTCCTCTCTTTGGGGAGTAACCAAGCGTGACAATAATAGGACCTATTGAAcaatggtcccccccccccctccttcaggGCGACAGAGACTCACGCCCTGGCTGCAGCCAATCAGCAGAAGAACGACCGGCTAAAGGCGGCGTTCGGCATCGCCACTGACTACGTAGACGGCTCCTCGTTCCACCCGGAACGCaaggagcgagagaaggagaagagggagcaggagaggctGGAGAAAGAGAAGCAGCAGAAATACGTGTGAgtcgaggggaggggaggggggggggggttctcctaGCTAGACTTACTCGTGTAACTCTGATTTTCCTTTGTTTATCTGTTACttaccatctctttctctccccctccgtctctctctcaggCTGGTAGGAGAGTCAGAGGACTCGGACTCACCAGCCCGAAAGCAGAGCCGTAAGAAGAAGAAAAGGAAGaacagagacaggtgagggaagggaagggagaaagTCCTATTTTGTGTGCATGCGTAAAAATAATGCATAGCTTGTTTGATTGACAGATCACTTTACTCTCTTCTTCAGCTCAGAgagtccctccccctctcctacaCGGGTGAAAACTAAAAAGAGGAAAAAGAAAAGGTTtccatttttttacattttgcagACGGTGAATGGATTTCATGTCCAGCGTAGTTTCATAACATTGGTATTGTTATTTCAGAACATCTAAATTGTAGTGGATCAGAACCTCTTGTGTAAGGGATGTGCTAGCTTTTAGTTTGCTAGCGAGGACTCATACTTAGCACCTCAATGTAATTTGCCTACCGATTTTTACGTGGAGAATCACGTGAAAAAATTACATCTACAGCGGGCGTTCCCCCCCAAAACAAAGCATGCTGAACGATCAACAGACAAACGCTAGATTCACGTTCGGTGTGATGTGTGCGAGCCTTTTACCTTTTTCAGCTTAATGAACAGACTTTGTTCTCTGTTCTAGGGACAGGCTAGAAAAAAAGGGTGACAAAGACAGGTGGGTCCTACAGAAAGTGgttcatagtgtgtgtgtgtactaaatACTTTGTTTCTTTTCCCTCTCAGCTCCTCAGACGAGAAGCAGGCGTCCAAGAaaaaacgcaagagaagtgaaaATGAGACTCCGCCCCAGGGTAAGACACGGCGCCATAGGAGTGGGTCCTCAAGCTCTGCTCACAGGTACTTCCGGGTCACCAGAGGTCATGACTCACAATTTGGGGTTGTAACTTCCCctaaattcccaggttttccacaAATCCTCGTTGAAGTTACcgaaaatgtgcaaccctactcACATAGTTACTCAATTCCTAGTCATTCAATAACTTAAAAGTCAAGGCAGAGTTTTGAGTTGCACCCCATGCTGTTATTCCATCTCTCATGCCTTGTCTCCATTTGATCAGCCAATCCCCTCCcctgctgagagagaggcagcagaACCAGCCAGTCAAGAGAGCAGAAGAAGGGAGAAGGGGGCTGGCTCCTGACAGGAGGGGTTGTAGTCGTGAGGACGGGCGTCCAGGAGGCAGAGTGGTAAGACCACCTGTGATTGGTCCGGTGATCAGATCTCTACTATTTCAAAACCTTATCTCCTGTTTTGTGACAATTCGGCATAATCAATGGCCTTCAGCACTCTCACTCattctccttttccctctcaccTCACTCTCCttacctccttctctccctctcagagaTCTCCCAGGTATCACAGCTCCCCTGAACGCCGACCGAGGGCAAACAAGGAAAAGGAGAAGGAGCGACTGAAGgacaaagagaaaaaaagagagaaggagcGTGAGAAAGTGAAGCCTACAAGAAAGAGACACgactcctcttccccctctcctcctcgaCTGGAACGGGAGAAAGCCAGGCGCTCCAGAagtggagagcgagagaaggatagaggaaaTCAGAGAACAATGCTGCAGAGGAGCAGAGATGactcttcatccccctctccacccccgAAACAACCGGACACCAGGAAACAGAGGAGCGGAAAGGAGGACAAACCACAAAGACGAGACTCCTCTGTGTCTCCATCACGAGAAAAAGAGGGAGcaaggagtggagagggggagcgTGGAAAGGAAAGAAATGTCCCCCCCCGAGCCCcagctgacagagagagggggagagggaatgagaaagGACCTCTCCCGAGTCGGAAAAGcgatggagggaggggtagaaaCTCATCCTGCGACTCCACATCCTCTGTCCCTCAATCACCTCTCGCCAATGGACGACAGAAAGAAAGGGAGCGTGAGGGAAGGACAGAGAACGAGTGGAAACCGGAGGAGAGGGgtaaaaggagggagagggaattgAATGAAGAGAGGCAGAAACAAGATGAGCGGAGGAAGCAGGAGAGTgaaagggaaaaagagagggagcgagaccgagatggagggagagagcgcgagagaactGGCAGATTGTCTTCTACTCAACAACATCCGTCTATCTGTTTGTCTGAAGACCTCCCCGTGGAGCGAATTGGGGAGAGGGGGACAGTCGAGAGGGAGCGAAAAAGACAAACTGAGGAGGACACCAGGCGGGAGAACAGAGACCAACGCCTGTCGGAAAAGGAGCAAGACAAGGAGAAGCCCAAAGCGAAGgaaagcagcagcagtagcagcggGAGTGACAGCGACagttcttcctcatcctcctctggcTCATCATCTTCTTCATCCTCCGACGAGGAAGAGAAGAAAAAGGAAACCATGGTGAAGAGCAGCCCGGCGAAGAAAGCCCTCCCCTCCCTCATCACTCCTCCCGCCGTAGGTGCCGCCTTCCAGAGGTATCAGGCCAATGGGGACAGAGGGAGCGCTTCGGAGAGTGACGAACAGAGAGctatagggagagagaaggaatgtgAGAGAAcgggaggaggggacagggtcATGCTCTCTGAAAGGGAAAACCCGTCCCCTGCTGCCCAACGCCCCCCTGCTGCCGAACGCTCCCCccccacagacagagagaaggagcgagggaggggacaggagaggtacAGCCCAACGGAGGTAGAGAGCTccagccctccaccctctcctcccagAAGAGGAGCCCCCCAAGGCAGAGGTGAGAGGTACGCCCCCACTGAAGTGGAAAGAGAAAAGGagcgggagaaggagagagagggaggggtgaagaGCCAGGCCAGGAGGGCAGAGAGGCACAGCCCCTCTGAGCAGGAATGGGAGAGGAAGAGGGCGCCCTCCCCAAAAGCCCCCGCAATAGCAGTTGTCCCGCGGCCCTCCCCCCCTCGCCGCACCCCCCCACGGCAGTACCAGGACCCCCCCAATCACTCCCCCAGCCCTCGACGACAAGCCAGCACCCGGAGAGCCTCGCCTCCTACCCGCTCCCCGACTCGCGCCTACGCACCACGGCGGAGCCGCAGCCGGGAGCTAGAGCACAaccgagagaggcagagagtgagggatagaggggggagggaTTGCTCCAGAGACAGAGGAGCCAGGAGGAGCAGGTCGAGGAGCCCCAGAAGACGCAGTCCCCTCTACAGGTACGACCAGGACCTATTCACAACAAATCAAACACAACTCAACTACACACTACAtcaaacatcacacacagtggggcaactTCCTGCGTACATAAATCAATAATAACTCAATTCAAATCTGCTAAGACCTCAGAATGCCAAACCGGATTCTAAATTGTTTATTTAatttgtgtatttattttctcGTCCCTCAGGTCTCGGCGATCCCCCTCTCCCATTCGAGGAAGTAGAAGCAGCCTCTCGCTAtccagagaaaggcagagagaccaggagagagaaaagaatagagagctggagagagcgagggaaaaaGAGCGGCAACGTGAAAAAGAGCAAGAGAGGCGAGAGCGTCAACCTATTAAAGAGGTCCCCCCACCCCGTCGCTCTTCCTCTTCTGGTTCTtcttcctcatccccctctccggcCCGAGAGAGGAAGGAGCTGCCTGTAGAAAAAGTGATGAAACCAACGGTGGAGAAAGACCGAAGAAGTGATAGAGACGaacgagagaaagggggagacagaggaaggaaggCTCGTTCCATACCCTCACCGCTCCACTCCAAGGAGACCAGTCCCCttcccagccaatcagaaatcAGAGCCCACCCCAAAGAAACACGTCACTCTGACCCACCCCACTTCAGGTCACCACAGGCCCTCAGCCATTCAGAGACCAGAGTATCTCTACGAGACACCTCGAGGACCcaatctcctctcccctcacgcGGCGCTACCGATCCCTCAGACCGACTAGTCAGGGCTGAAAACGGTGTGAGCGAGAAGGGGGCCAAAGAGAAAAGGAAAGGCAGCCCCAgctcttcatcttcttcttcctcctcctcatcttcctcttcatcaGACAGTTCTGACTCTGATGCAGAGCAAGGAAAAGCGTAAGGAGGGGTGTTAAATGATTGACATGTTTTACATTTGGATCACATTGTGGATAGAAATGCCGTAAATGGAGCTGACATGATTCCTCTCTTTacaatatctccctctctctcccccagaggTGACAGGATAACGGCTACCcatagctcctcctcctcctcctcttctgaaaGTGAGAAGGAAGACAAGAAAAAGTGGTAACCAAAAAGACTAGGACCACCAGAATTGTTGTTAATGTTAACTAGATCTATTATTTCCATTGGTTCTTGACCCAGAActcataataataatgtaatgttTCTAGTTATGGAAATTAAAATATTATTTATAAAATATGAATGTTATTCAAAAAGTCTGGAATATTTCTGTAACATACAGGAACCAGTTGATATTTGACACCTCTGTCTTCTTTTCCAGCCCAGCGCAACCTCAAAGAGTCCCAGCTGATTCGCTGAGAGACTCTCGCTCCCTTAGCTACTCTCCACCCAGACAGAGGCGACCTGCACATTCTCCACCCACCCGTAGGTCAGTAGTCAACTAGCCAATTTGAAGGCAAACATATTTTTCTGTGTTCTTTAGGACAAAACAGACTAATCTTTAAAATGATTGACTCCAACAGAAGTATATGTTTTGAGAAATAAAGTAAATGTACTTGCTGCAACAGGTGATTTTCACCTTGCCATCTTAAGATGTATGCACTAATTGTCCGTCGCTCTGTATAAGAAGTCtgcttaaatgactaaaatgtaaacaaaCTATTCTAGCaactactgtatgtaaataattATTGTGGAGTTATCAGTACTGATTGTATTGGGTTATTCTCCCCCTCTTTTCTAGGAGTGGCAGCAGACAATCCCCAAGCCGATCGCCAAGCAGTAGGAGAAGAAAATGATCCTTCGCTCTGAAGTGTAATTGCCActttccctcccccttcctccatcCGAACACTTCTGGGCTGGATTGAACTGGACTGTATCATTTGGATATTAAAGGGAGGGGAAGTTAAGGACATTTGATCtgtgaatgactgagtgaatTAAGCTTTGTTGTTGATTCTGTGGCATGAGGATTGCACCACAAGAAGAAAATGTTGGCAGAATTTGAAACCCAACAGAGACCAAGAGGTCTGCTTTTAGTCAAGGGGTTTTGTACATTTTGTTTTATGCTGTACTGTAAGGAAGAAATGTAACTGTAAATGGTAGGTGGAAGAGCCCATGGTAGGAAAGTTAAGCACAAAAGCTTTCCAAACTCAAAACACTGTGTGCACACCCACACAGTCCTATTCAATTATCTCAAAACAACAAAGTAACATTCACTGTGCATTTTC contains the following coding sequences:
- the LOC109898215 gene encoding serine/arginine repetitive matrix protein 2-like isoform X1, whose protein sequence is MYNGIGLTTPRGSGTNGYVQRNLSSVRAKRPRDERGGERDEKDRERLESQLNRQPNAEILEHQRKRQLEVKCAELQDMMEEQGYSAEEIEEKVNSFRMMLQEKQEPPSAPTERPSATETHALAAANQQKNDRLKAAFGIATDYVDGSSFHPERKEREKEKREQERLEKEKQQKYVLVGESEDSDSPARKQSRKKKKRKNRDSSESPSPSPTRVKTKKRKKKSSSDEKQASKKKRKRSENETPPQGKTRRHRSGSSSSAHSQSPPLLRERQQNQPVKRAEEGRRGLAPDRRGCSREDGRPGGRVRSPRYHSSPERRPRANKEKEKERLKDKEKKREKEREKVKPTRKRHDSSSPSPPRLEREKARRSRSGEREKDRGNQRTMLQRSRDDSSSPSPPPKQPDTRKQRSGKEDKPQRRDSSVSPSREKEGARSGEGERGKERNVPPRAPADRERGRGNEKGPLPSRKSDGGRGRNSSCDSTSSVPQSPLANGRQKEREREGRTENEWKPEERGKRRERELNEERQKQDERRKQESEREKERERDRDGGRERERTGRLSSTQQHPSICLSEDLPVERIGERGTVERERKRQTEEDTRRENRDQRLSEKEQDKEKPKAKESSSSSSGSDSDSSSSSSSGSSSSSSSDEEEKKKETMVKSSPAKKALPSLITPPAVGAAFQRYQANGDRGSASESDEQRAIGREKECERTGGGDRVMLSERENPSPAAQRPPAAERSPPTDREKERGRGQERYSPTEVESSSPPPSPPRRGAPQGRGERYAPTEVEREKEREKEREGGVKSQARRAERHSPSEQEWERKRAPSPKAPAIAVVPRPSPPRRTPPRQYQDPPNHSPSPRRQASTRRASPPTRSPTRAYAPRRSRSRELEHNRERQRVRDRGGRDCSRDRGARRSRSRSPRRRSPLYRSRRSPSPIRGSRSSLSLSRERQRDQEREKNRELERAREKERQREKEQERRERQPIKEVPPPRRSSSSGSSSSSPSPARERKELPVEKVMKPTVEKDRRSDRDEREKGGDRGRKARSIPSPLHSKETSPLPSQSEIRAHPKETRHSDPPHFRSPQALSHSETRVSLRDTSRTQSPLPSRGATDPSDRLVRAENGVSEKGAKEKRKGSPSSSSSSSSSSSSSSSDSSDSDAEQGKAGDRITATHSSSSSSSSESEKEDKKKCPAQPQRVPADSLRDSRSLSYSPPRQRRPAHSPPTRRSGSRQSPSRSPSSRRRK
- the LOC109898215 gene encoding serine/arginine repetitive matrix protein 2-like isoform X2 yields the protein MYNGIGLTTPRGSGTNGYVQRNLSSVRAKRPRDERGGERDEKDRERLESQLNRQPNAEILEHQRKRQLEVKCAELQDMMEEQGYSAEEIEEKVNSFRMMLQEKQEPPSAPTERPSATETHALAAANQQKNDRLKAAFGIATDYVDGSSFHPERKEREKEKREQERLEKEKQQKYVLVGESEDSDSPARKQSRKKKKRKNRDSSSDEKQASKKKRKRSENETPPQGKTRRHRSGSSSSAHSQSPPLLRERQQNQPVKRAEEGRRGLAPDRRGCSREDGRPGGRVRSPRYHSSPERRPRANKEKEKERLKDKEKKREKEREKVKPTRKRHDSSSPSPPRLEREKARRSRSGEREKDRGNQRTMLQRSRDDSSSPSPPPKQPDTRKQRSGKEDKPQRRDSSVSPSREKEGARSGEGERGKERNVPPRAPADRERGRGNEKGPLPSRKSDGGRGRNSSCDSTSSVPQSPLANGRQKEREREGRTENEWKPEERGKRRERELNEERQKQDERRKQESEREKERERDRDGGRERERTGRLSSTQQHPSICLSEDLPVERIGERGTVERERKRQTEEDTRRENRDQRLSEKEQDKEKPKAKESSSSSSGSDSDSSSSSSSGSSSSSSSDEEEKKKETMVKSSPAKKALPSLITPPAVGAAFQRYQANGDRGSASESDEQRAIGREKECERTGGGDRVMLSERENPSPAAQRPPAAERSPPTDREKERGRGQERYSPTEVESSSPPPSPPRRGAPQGRGERYAPTEVEREKEREKEREGGVKSQARRAERHSPSEQEWERKRAPSPKAPAIAVVPRPSPPRRTPPRQYQDPPNHSPSPRRQASTRRASPPTRSPTRAYAPRRSRSRELEHNRERQRVRDRGGRDCSRDRGARRSRSRSPRRRSPLYRSRRSPSPIRGSRSSLSLSRERQRDQEREKNRELERAREKERQREKEQERRERQPIKEVPPPRRSSSSGSSSSSPSPARERKELPVEKVMKPTVEKDRRSDRDEREKGGDRGRKARSIPSPLHSKETSPLPSQSEIRAHPKETRHSDPPHFRSPQALSHSETRVSLRDTSRTQSPLPSRGATDPSDRLVRAENGVSEKGAKEKRKGSPSSSSSSSSSSSSSSSDSSDSDAEQGKAGDRITATHSSSSSSSSESEKEDKKKCPAQPQRVPADSLRDSRSLSYSPPRQRRPAHSPPTRRSGSRQSPSRSPSSRRRK